Proteins from a single region of Corynebacterium casei LMG S-19264:
- a CDS encoding L,D-transpeptidase, which yields MLKTSFVGVRRSLVALAATAATAVALLGASPAAQAQPATPDYAQSSSDLSFDDVLNDTRENAWNSRNAFLKQVSESNPEAASQIRPVLDSTMDVVFPGLRAQKEREEKARLAAIEKARQAEVAAEKARAEEAARKAEAERKRREFNVGPCPADADVCVDLDGRRTWLQNNGNITYVAPSMAPGKAGQETPRGTFYVNRKVKDEISYEFNNAPMPYAIYFTNNGHAFHMGNPAYDSAGCVRLPEQAALRYWDNLHVGDKVFIY from the coding sequence ATGTTGAAAACCAGCTTTGTCGGTGTCCGTCGCTCGCTCGTAGCGCTCGCTGCTACTGCAGCTACCGCTGTTGCGTTGCTTGGGGCATCGCCAGCAGCGCAGGCACAACCTGCCACCCCAGATTACGCTCAGAGTTCCTCTGACTTGAGCTTCGATGACGTCTTGAATGATACGCGTGAGAACGCGTGGAACTCACGCAACGCTTTTCTGAAGCAGGTCAGCGAATCCAACCCTGAAGCCGCATCCCAGATTCGTCCAGTGCTTGATAGCACCATGGATGTAGTCTTCCCGGGTCTGCGCGCTCAGAAGGAACGCGAAGAGAAGGCTCGTTTGGCAGCCATTGAGAAGGCACGCCAAGCTGAGGTAGCGGCTGAGAAGGCACGCGCTGAGGAAGCTGCACGCAAGGCTGAAGCTGAGCGCAAGCGCCGTGAATTCAATGTTGGCCCTTGTCCAGCTGACGCTGACGTCTGTGTCGACCTTGACGGTCGTCGTACCTGGCTGCAGAACAACGGAAACATCACTTATGTTGCACCGTCCATGGCGCCAGGTAAGGCTGGCCAGGAGACCCCACGCGGTACCTTCTACGTGAACCGTAAGGTCAAGGACGAAATCTCTTACGAGTTCAACAACGCGCCAATGCCTTACGCGATCTACTTCACCAACAACGGCCACGCGTTCCACATGGGCAACCCAGCCTATGACTCCGCTGGTTGTGTCCGTCTGCCAGAGCAGGCCGCTCTGCGCTACTGGGACAACCTGCATGTCGGCGACAAGGTCTTCATCTACTAA
- a CDS encoding IS1249 family transposase: MSTNRPRCPICTGLMKKNGYTQAGTQRWRCTQGCRGSSVRNSQQASKDAATFRLFYTWITTGRSLNSLAQEHNTTRQTLHARMKWCWLIQPNVEIDHNRVYDQLFIDGTYLNKQCLLIAASLDHVVAWLWCDKESTTNYIKLISQLQPPLIITLDGGTGALSAIKKCWPTSHIQRCTVHVQRHIRRQTTSRPRTEAGKAIYALALSLTKVETPDDAYQWTTNLLATHEFYKPTLAKKTFYKRGQHPSGKTWDWTHKRDRTAMNSLNNLNSKKWLFTWIEPPEGFIGTPKSTTNSLEGGINSPLKLLARNHRGMSKEHQRTAIDWWLASKTQLPAEPVKTARQQRWGKDALAKVNALLEAESPTPPEIGGPSGYDTAIDTTYQHSMGIQKGWLGR; encoded by the coding sequence GTGAGTACAAACAGACCAAGATGCCCCATCTGTACAGGGCTAATGAAGAAAAACGGATACACACAAGCCGGCACCCAACGCTGGCGATGCACACAAGGCTGCCGCGGATCCTCAGTAAGAAACAGCCAACAAGCCAGCAAAGACGCCGCAACCTTCCGACTGTTCTACACCTGGATCACCACGGGTCGTTCCCTCAACAGCCTCGCACAAGAACACAACACCACCCGCCAAACCCTGCACGCACGCATGAAATGGTGCTGGCTGATACAACCTAACGTAGAAATCGACCACAATAGGGTCTATGACCAGCTATTTATCGACGGCACCTACCTCAACAAACAGTGCCTGCTCATCGCCGCAAGCCTCGACCACGTCGTCGCATGGCTGTGGTGCGATAAAGAATCCACCACCAACTACATCAAACTCATCTCCCAACTACAGCCCCCACTGATCATCACCCTCGACGGCGGGACCGGAGCCTTATCAGCAATCAAAAAATGCTGGCCCACCAGCCACATTCAACGCTGCACCGTCCACGTTCAACGCCATATCAGACGCCAAACCACCTCCAGGCCACGCACAGAAGCAGGCAAAGCCATCTACGCACTAGCCCTGTCGCTGACCAAAGTAGAAACCCCCGACGACGCCTACCAATGGACTACAAACCTGCTGGCTACCCACGAGTTTTACAAACCCACACTCGCTAAGAAAACCTTTTATAAACGCGGTCAACACCCCAGCGGGAAAACCTGGGACTGGACACACAAACGAGACCGCACAGCCATGAATTCGCTAAACAACCTCAACAGCAAAAAATGGCTATTTACCTGGATAGAACCACCCGAAGGATTCATTGGAACACCAAAATCCACCACCAACAGCCTTGAAGGTGGCATCAACTCACCGCTCAAACTCCTCGCCAGAAACCACCGCGGAATGAGCAAAGAACACCAACGCACCGCCATCGATTGGTGGCTCGCATCAAAAACGCAGCTGCCTGCCGAGCCCGTAAAGACCGCCAGGCAGCAACGCTGGGGTAAAGACGCACTCGCCAAAGTCAACGCCTTACTCGAAGCGGAATCACCCACACCACCAGAAATCGGTGGCCCAAGCGGATACGACACCGCAATCGATACCACCTACCAGCACTCTATGGGAATACAGAAAGGATGGCTAGGTAGATAA
- the infA gene encoding translation initiation factor IF-1, with product MAKEGAIEVEGRIVEPLPNAMFRVELDNGHKVLAHISGKMRQHYIRILPEDRVVVELSPYDLTRGRIVYRYK from the coding sequence ATGGCTAAGGAAGGCGCAATTGAGGTAGAGGGTCGCATTGTCGAACCGCTTCCAAACGCAATGTTCCGTGTCGAGCTCGATAATGGGCATAAGGTTCTTGCTCACATTTCCGGCAAGATGCGTCAGCACTACATCCGTATTCTCCCAGAGGACCGCGTTGTAGTGGAGTTGTCTCCTTATGACCTGACCCGCGGACGCATCGTCTACCGCTACAAGTAA
- the rpsM gene encoding 30S ribosomal protein S13, whose product MARLAGVDLPRNKRMEIALTYIYGIGPSRSKELLEKTGISPDLRTDNLDDDQLSALRDAIEGSWKVEGDLRRQVQADIRRKIEIGCYQGLRHRRGLPVRGQRTKTNARTRKGPKKTIAGKKK is encoded by the coding sequence ATGGCACGTCTAGCTGGTGTTGATCTTCCACGCAACAAGCGCATGGAGATCGCGCTCACTTACATTTACGGAATCGGCCCAAGCCGTTCCAAGGAGCTACTGGAAAAGACCGGTATTTCTCCTGACCTGCGCACCGACAACCTTGATGATGATCAGCTGTCGGCGCTTCGTGACGCTATTGAAGGCTCCTGGAAGGTAGAGGGTGACCTCCGCCGTCAGGTTCAGGCTGACATTCGTCGCAAGATTGAAATCGGTTGCTACCAGGGTCTGCGCCACCGTCGTGGCCTGCCAGTCCGTGGTCAGCGCACCAAGACCAATGCGCGTACGCGTAAGGGTCCTAAGAAGACGATCGCAGGAAAGAAGAAGTAA
- the rpsK gene encoding 30S ribosomal protein S11, which produces MAQKTRSTARRSGRRVVKKNVAQGHAYIKSNFNNTIVSITDPSGAVISWSSSGQVGFKGSRKSTPFAAQMAAESAARKAMEHGMKKVDVFVKGPGSGRETAIRSLQAAGLEVSSISDVTPQPHNGCRPPKRRHV; this is translated from the coding sequence ATGGCTCAGAAGACTCGTTCCACGGCGCGCCGTTCCGGCCGTCGTGTAGTCAAGAAGAACGTGGCCCAGGGCCACGCTTACATTAAGTCAAACTTCAACAACACCATCGTGTCCATCACGGACCCATCCGGTGCTGTTATCTCTTGGTCCTCCTCAGGTCAGGTTGGCTTCAAGGGATCCCGTAAGTCCACTCCATTCGCAGCGCAGATGGCAGCAGAGTCTGCAGCTCGCAAGGCAATGGAGCACGGCATGAAGAAGGTTGACGTATTCGTTAAGGGCCCAGGTTCGGGCCGCGAAACCGCAATCCGCTCACTACAGGCTGCCGGCTTGGAAGTTTCGTCTATCTCTGACGTAACCCCACAGCCACACAATGGCTGCCGACCACCGAAGCGTCGCCACGTTTAA
- the rpsD gene encoding 30S ribosomal protein S4: MARYTGPATRVSRRLRVDLVGGDMAFERRPYPPGQAGRNRIKESEYLLQLQEKQKAKYTYGVLERQFRRYYVEANRQTGKTGDNLVVLLETRLDNVVYRAGLARTRRQARQLVSHGHFTVNGKKTNVPSYRVSQYDIIDIRERSQKMEWFEEAQDRLGEAVVPAWLQVVPESLRILVHQLPERAQIDVPLQEQLIVELYSK, encoded by the coding sequence ATGGCTCGTTATACCGGCCCCGCTACTCGTGTATCCCGCCGTCTTCGCGTCGACTTGGTCGGTGGCGATATGGCTTTCGAACGCCGCCCATACCCACCGGGACAGGCTGGCCGAAACCGCATCAAGGAATCTGAGTACCTGCTGCAGCTCCAGGAGAAGCAGAAGGCAAAGTACACCTACGGTGTGCTGGAGCGTCAGTTCCGTCGCTACTACGTAGAGGCAAACCGTCAGACGGGTAAGACCGGCGACAACCTGGTTGTCCTGCTCGAAACCCGCCTTGACAATGTTGTCTACCGCGCAGGTCTGGCACGTACTCGTCGTCAGGCACGTCAGCTTGTTTCCCACGGTCACTTCACCGTGAACGGCAAGAAGACCAACGTTCCTTCTTACCGCGTTTCGCAATACGACATCATCGATATTCGCGAGCGTTCCCAGAAGATGGAATGGTTCGAAGAGGCTCAGGATCGTCTCGGCGAAGCTGTTGTTCCAGCTTGGCTGCAGGTTGTTCCTGAATCCCTGCGCATCCTCGTGCACCAGCTGCCCGAGCGCGCTCAGATCGACGTTCCGCTGCAGGAGCAGCTCATCGTCGAGCTTTACTCGAAGTAA
- a CDS encoding DNA-directed RNA polymerase subunit alpha — protein MLISQRPQVTEEFIDSSRSRFVFEPLEPGFGYTIGNSMRRTLLSSIPGAAVTSIKIDGVLHEFTTINGVKEDVSEIILNVKNLVLSSDSDEPVVMYLSKEGPGAVTAGDIQPPAGVEIHNPEMTIATLNDTAKLDMEFVVERGRGYVPAAPTSGDIGRIPVDQIYSPVLKVSYKVEATRVEQRTDFDKLIIDVETKNSISARDALASAGGTLVELFGLARELNTAAEGIEIGPSPQESEYIAAYSMPIEDLNFSVRSYNCLKRQEIHTVGELAECTESDLLDIRNFGQKSINEVKIKLANLNLALKDTPEDFDPTQLEGYDAETGDFKDPAESE, from the coding sequence ATGCTTATTTCACAGCGTCCACAGGTTACCGAGGAGTTCATCGACTCTTCCCGCTCCCGTTTCGTATTCGAACCACTGGAGCCAGGTTTCGGCTACACCATCGGTAACTCCATGCGCCGTACCCTGCTGTCTTCCATCCCTGGTGCAGCAGTAACTTCCATCAAGATTGATGGTGTTCTCCATGAGTTCACCACCATCAACGGTGTGAAGGAAGACGTTTCCGAGATCATCTTGAATGTCAAGAACTTGGTACTGTCCTCTGACTCTGACGAGCCAGTTGTTATGTACCTGAGCAAGGAAGGCCCTGGCGCAGTAACCGCTGGCGACATTCAGCCGCCAGCTGGTGTGGAAATCCACAACCCAGAGATGACTATTGCAACTCTGAACGATACTGCGAAGTTGGACATGGAATTCGTCGTTGAGCGTGGCCGTGGCTACGTTCCTGCAGCACCAACTTCTGGTGACATCGGACGTATTCCGGTTGACCAGATTTACTCCCCAGTGCTGAAGGTCTCTTACAAGGTTGAAGCTACTCGTGTTGAGCAGCGCACCGACTTTGACAAGCTGATCATCGACGTGGAAACCAAGAACTCTATTTCTGCACGCGACGCCCTGGCATCTGCTGGCGGCACCCTGGTCGAGCTCTTCGGCCTGGCTCGCGAGCTGAACACCGCTGCTGAAGGCATCGAGATCGGACCATCCCCACAGGAGTCCGAGTACATCGCTGCTTACAGCATGCCAATTGAGGACTTGAACTTCTCCGTACGTTCGTACAACTGCCTGAAGCGTCAGGAAATCCACACCGTTGGTGAGCTCGCAGAGTGCACCGAATCGGACCTGCTGGATATCCGCAACTTCGGACAGAAGTCCATCAACGAGGTGAAGATTAAGCTGGCTAACCTGAATCTGGCTCTCAAGGACACCCCTGAGGACTTCGATCCAACCCAGCTCGAAGGCTATGACGCCGAAACCGGTGACTTCAAGGATCCGGCTGAATCCGAGTAA
- the rplQ gene encoding 50S ribosomal protein L17 encodes MPTPKKGARLGGSAKQQAHLLSNLAASLFEHGAIKTTDAKAKMLRPYAEKIITKAKGGTLADRRSVLKLIPHKDVVAHLFDELAPQFENRAGGYTRTVKLDNRAGDNAPMSQISLVLEETVSAEAFRATRAAASKKAEEEAVEETSVEETTAEETPAEETATEEAPAAEEAKEEEK; translated from the coding sequence ATGCCTACCCCTAAGAAGGGTGCCCGTCTCGGCGGCTCCGCTAAGCAGCAGGCTCACCTGCTGAGCAACTTGGCAGCTAGCCTGTTCGAGCACGGCGCTATCAAGACCACCGATGCGAAGGCGAAGATGCTTCGTCCTTACGCAGAGAAGATCATCACCAAGGCTAAGGGTGGAACCCTGGCTGACCGTCGTTCCGTGCTGAAGCTCATCCCACACAAGGATGTTGTTGCACACCTCTTCGACGAGTTGGCGCCACAGTTCGAAAACCGTGCAGGTGGCTACACCCGCACCGTTAAGCTGGACAACCGTGCCGGCGACAACGCTCCAATGTCCCAGATTTCCCTGGTTCTTGAGGAGACTGTTTCTGCAGAGGCATTCCGCGCTACCCGCGCAGCTGCTTCCAAGAAGGCTGAAGAAGAAGCTGTTGAAGAGACCTCTGTAGAGGAAACCACTGCTGAGGAAACCCCAGCAGAGGAGACCGCTACCGAGGAAGCTCCAGCAGCAGAAGAGGCTAAGGAAGAAGAGAAGTAA